In the Leptolyngbya sp. FACHB-261 genome, one interval contains:
- a CDS encoding glycine betaine ABC transporter substrate-binding protein: MKSIRNLLTLLLLAVLSAVTVYACSGSSSSSDATPSATSGAASPAATTTVKVGSKDFTEAFILGEMYAMALENGGFKVERKLNLGGTPVAQAGLESGQIDLYPEYTGTGLLTVLKLPKMSDRQEVYDAVAKGYKEKFNLAWLEPAPMNNTQAFALKQETAEKYGIKTISDLVAKGSELALVSTAEFQAREDGLPGLKAVYGDPKFKKLIPVDAGLRYQALQNGDADVVEAFSTDGEISAFNLVVLEDDKGLYPPYQVAPVVRQETLDASPQIGDILNSLSPKITDATMQRLNYEVSGKSREPAEVAKEFLVQEGLVKQS, from the coding sequence ATGAAGTCGATCCGTAATCTTCTGACACTACTGCTGTTGGCAGTGCTGAGTGCAGTGACCGTCTATGCTTGCAGCGGCAGTAGTAGCAGTTCAGACGCTACCCCTAGCGCTACCTCTGGTGCTGCTTCTCCGGCAGCTACTACAACTGTCAAGGTGGGTTCCAAAGACTTTACCGAAGCCTTCATTCTCGGTGAGATGTACGCCATGGCCTTGGAGAATGGCGGTTTCAAGGTCGAGCGCAAGCTGAACTTAGGCGGTACTCCAGTGGCGCAGGCTGGGTTAGAGAGCGGTCAAATCGATTTGTATCCGGAGTACACCGGCACCGGCTTGCTCACGGTGCTGAAGCTGCCGAAGATGAGCGACCGCCAGGAAGTCTATGACGCTGTGGCCAAAGGCTATAAGGAAAAGTTCAACCTGGCTTGGCTGGAACCTGCGCCGATGAACAACACCCAAGCCTTTGCTTTAAAGCAGGAAACTGCCGAGAAATATGGCATTAAAACCATTTCTGACCTGGTTGCCAAAGGCAGTGAGCTAGCACTAGTCAGCACTGCTGAATTTCAAGCCCGTGAAGATGGCTTGCCTGGCCTCAAAGCGGTCTATGGAGATCCTAAATTCAAGAAGCTGATCCCCGTTGATGCAGGTTTGCGCTACCAAGCTTTGCAAAATGGCGATGCTGATGTCGTGGAGGCCTTCTCCACTGACGGCGAAATCAGCGCCTTTAATTTGGTGGTATTGGAAGATGATAAGGGCCTGTATCCGCCCTACCAGGTTGCGCCTGTAGTGCGGCAAGAGACTCTAGATGCCAGCCCTCAAATTGGCGACATTCTTAACAGCTTGTCTCCCAAAATCACCGACGCAACTATGCAGCGCCTCAACTATGAGGTGAGTGGCAAAAGTCGTGAACCAGCAGAAGTCGCCAAAGAATTTTTGGTTCAAGAAGGTCTGGTGAAGCAGTCTTAG
- the hutH gene encoding histidine ammonia-lyase: MLSQQPIPGQTPSQILDQSNSFAASAEVFVGKPLTLKEVVLVARGGARVSLAPEAQTRVLKSRTYVEDLVAQGQTIYGLTTGFGKLANIRIAPADTRQLQRNLILSHAIGLGQALPRDVVRAMLLLRAQSLALGFSGIRLQVIELLLECLNRGVHPVIPSQGSVGASGDLAPLAHMSLPLIGEGQAEYAGQVMPSSEALAQAGLQAVVLEAKEGLALINGTQAMTAIGALVVADALELATAADITGAMSLEALKGSLRPFDARVTAVRPHPGAAEVAENVRGLGANSPIHHSHADCDKLQDAYSLRCMPQVHGASRDALRHVLDVVTREINAVTDNPLIFCEDNEVISAGNFHGQPVALVMDYAKIAIAELANISERRIEHMLDPALSGLPAFLSQQGGLNSGLMISQYTAASLVSENKVLAHPASVDSIPTSANQEDHVSMGTTSARQAAMILENARWVIAIELVNATQALDFHQPLHPGPGVMAAVEAVRRVVPHLDRDRSMTGDLEAARGLIISGELRQAVEAAVGTLH, encoded by the coding sequence ATGCTGAGCCAGCAACCTATACCCGGCCAGACACCTAGCCAGATACTCGACCAGAGCAACAGCTTCGCAGCGTCGGCTGAGGTTTTTGTCGGTAAGCCGCTCACGCTTAAAGAGGTAGTTCTGGTAGCTCGAGGCGGGGCAAGGGTCAGCCTTGCTCCTGAGGCTCAAACAAGGGTGCTCAAGAGCCGCACTTATGTCGAAGACCTGGTCGCACAAGGTCAGACCATCTATGGCCTGACCACCGGTTTCGGCAAACTTGCCAACATCCGCATTGCGCCTGCGGATACCCGGCAATTGCAGCGCAATCTGATCCTTTCCCACGCGATTGGCCTCGGGCAAGCTCTGCCCCGCGATGTTGTACGGGCCATGCTCCTGCTCCGCGCCCAGAGCCTGGCCTTGGGGTTCAGTGGCATTCGCCTGCAGGTGATCGAGTTGCTCCTGGAGTGCCTGAATCGCGGTGTTCACCCGGTTATCCCGTCGCAGGGATCGGTCGGAGCTAGCGGGGACCTGGCACCTCTGGCGCACATGAGTCTCCCCCTGATCGGCGAAGGTCAGGCGGAGTATGCAGGTCAGGTGATGCCCTCAAGCGAGGCGTTGGCACAGGCAGGCTTACAGGCTGTGGTTTTAGAAGCCAAAGAAGGCCTGGCCTTGATCAATGGCACTCAGGCGATGACGGCGATTGGGGCACTGGTGGTAGCTGATGCGTTGGAGTTGGCAACTGCGGCTGATATCACAGGCGCCATGAGCTTGGAGGCACTAAAGGGTAGCTTACGGCCCTTTGATGCTCGGGTCACTGCTGTTCGGCCTCATCCCGGTGCGGCTGAGGTGGCTGAGAATGTGCGCGGCCTTGGTGCCAATAGCCCGATTCATCACTCCCACGCTGACTGCGACAAACTTCAAGATGCTTACAGTTTGCGCTGCATGCCACAGGTGCATGGGGCCAGCCGGGATGCGCTGCGTCATGTGCTGGACGTGGTGACTCGGGAAATCAATGCGGTTACCGATAACCCGCTGATTTTCTGCGAAGACAATGAGGTCATTTCGGCAGGCAACTTTCACGGGCAACCGGTGGCGCTAGTGATGGACTACGCCAAAATTGCTATCGCTGAACTGGCCAACATCAGCGAACGGCGGATCGAGCACATGCTGGACCCGGCGCTGTCTGGGTTGCCCGCCTTCCTATCTCAGCAGGGAGGATTGAATTCGGGACTGATGATTAGCCAGTACACCGCTGCTAGCTTGGTGAGCGAAAACAAGGTGCTGGCTCATCCCGCTAGCGTGGATAGCATTCCGACTAGCGCTAACCAGGAGGACCATGTCTCGATGGGCACGACCAGTGCTCGCCAAGCGGCAATGATTCTGGAGAATGCCCGCTGGGTGATTGCGATTGAGCTGGTGAATGCGACCCAAGCCCTCGACTTCCATCAGCCCCTGCATCCGGGTCCGGGGGTGATGGCAGCAGTTGAAGCGGTGCGGCGGGTGGTCCCGCATCTTGATCGTGACCGCAGCATGACCGGCGATTTGGAAGCAGCACGGGGCTTAATCATCTCAGGTGAGTTGCGACAGGCAGTAGAGGCAGCAGTCGGAACTCTGCACTAA
- a CDS encoding response regulator transcription factor, translating into MRILLVEDDITLAEALSDALVDERYVVDVAKDGEAGWAQVKALTYDLLLLDVTLPKLDGISLCQRLRMSGYHLPLLMLTARDTSSDKITGLDAGADDYVVKPFDLQELLARVRALLRRGSTTLPPLLTWGNLCLDPNTYEVTYSSRALRLTPKEFSLLELLMANGRRVLSRAVMIERIWPLEDSPEEDAVKAHIKTLRAKLKAAGAPEDFIETVHGIGYRLRQAS; encoded by the coding sequence ATGCGAATCCTGCTGGTCGAAGATGATATAACTCTGGCGGAAGCCCTGTCCGACGCTCTGGTGGACGAGCGCTATGTGGTGGACGTTGCCAAGGACGGAGAAGCGGGTTGGGCTCAGGTGAAAGCTTTGACCTACGATCTGCTCTTGCTGGATGTGACCCTGCCCAAGCTTGACGGCATCAGTCTTTGTCAGCGCTTACGCATGAGCGGCTATCATCTACCGCTTCTGATGCTGACCGCCCGCGATACCAGCAGCGATAAGATCACAGGTTTGGATGCAGGTGCCGATGATTATGTCGTCAAGCCATTCGATTTACAGGAGTTGCTAGCGCGGGTTCGCGCTTTATTACGTCGGGGCAGTACGACGCTGCCCCCGCTTTTGACTTGGGGCAATCTGTGTCTAGATCCCAATACTTACGAAGTCACTTATAGCAGTCGGGCTTTGCGTTTGACGCCCAAGGAATTCTCACTGCTAGAACTGCTGATGGCCAATGGCCGACGGGTGCTCAGCCGCGCAGTCATGATTGAGCGCATCTGGCCCTTAGAAGATTCGCCTGAGGAGGATGCTGTTAAAGCTCATATCAAAACCCTACGAGCCAAATTGAAAGCCGCAGGGGCACCAGAGGATTTCATCGAAACGGTCCACGGCATCGGCTACCGTCTCAGACAAGCCTCATAA
- a CDS encoding fatty acid desaturase, with product MSTALVPAHAPHRLISLAQLRVLDQRSDRLGAIQILGHLGLIALTGTGVFCAGFSFWLLPTLLLHGIAQVALFAPLHECSHRTAFRHAGLNRAVAWLAGLILVLPPTWFRQFHLAHHRYTQCPERDPELASPKPQSLRHYLWLLSGVPYWQAALVGLVRQAAGQLDDLDYLPKRLHPQVIVQARLFLAVYTSLVAHALLTWTSAPLIYWLIPLLLGQPCLRWFLLPEHTGCNQSNDGLTNTRTVLANAGLRWLNWNMSYHTEHHLYPSVPFHALPALHQLLRARLRVVADSYAGAHRDIRQSWCQ from the coding sequence ATGTCAACGGCGCTCGTCCCAGCCCATGCCCCTCACCGCCTGATCTCACTGGCACAGCTGCGAGTTCTGGACCAGCGCTCAGATCGCTTGGGGGCCATTCAGATCCTGGGGCACTTGGGTCTCATCGCCCTCACAGGTACAGGCGTGTTCTGCGCAGGCTTTAGTTTCTGGCTGCTCCCGACCCTGTTGCTTCATGGCATAGCTCAGGTAGCGCTATTTGCCCCGCTGCATGAGTGCAGCCATCGCACTGCCTTCCGTCACGCTGGCTTGAACCGGGCTGTTGCCTGGTTGGCAGGGCTGATCCTGGTCTTGCCACCTACCTGGTTTCGCCAGTTTCACTTAGCCCACCACCGTTACACCCAATGCCCCGAACGCGATCCAGAGTTAGCCAGCCCGAAGCCGCAGAGCCTGCGCCACTATCTGTGGCTACTCAGCGGCGTCCCCTACTGGCAAGCCGCTCTAGTTGGGCTTGTGAGGCAAGCAGCAGGCCAACTTGACGACCTGGACTATCTCCCCAAGCGCCTGCATCCGCAGGTCATTGTGCAAGCGCGCCTGTTTCTAGCGGTTTACACCAGCCTAGTAGCCCACGCCCTGCTCACATGGACCAGTGCTCCTTTGATCTACTGGCTAATTCCGCTTCTGCTTGGACAGCCTTGCCTGCGCTGGTTTCTGCTGCCGGAGCATACCGGCTGTAATCAAAGCAACGATGGCCTCACCAACACTCGCACCGTTCTAGCTAATGCAGGACTGCGCTGGCTGAACTGGAACATGTCTTATCACACCGAACACCACCTCTACCCCTCGGTGCCATTTCACGCGCTACCCGCATTGCATCAGCTCCTTCGTGCTCGCTTGCGGGTGGTTGCAGACAGCTACGCAGGGGCTCACCGCGACATTCGCCAAAGCTGGTGCCAATGA
- a CDS encoding cysteine hydrolase family protein yields the protein MRIDAQPYDYELPNLSQVALVIIDMQRDFLEPGGFGEALGNDVHRLQAIVPTVKLLLDSFRAQNLTIIHTIECHLPDLSDCPVSKQKRGRGTLNIGDLGPMGRILIKGEPGNDIISELAPLPSEIVIHKPGKGAFCRTNLEVLLNEREITHLLITGVTTEVCVQTTMREANDRGYECLMVEDATESYFPEFKQATLAMVRAQSGIVGWTASAAAVLQGLGGVKSAAVR from the coding sequence ATGCGAATTGACGCCCAGCCCTACGATTATGAGCTGCCAAACCTCAGTCAGGTCGCTTTGGTGATTATCGACATGCAGCGAGATTTTCTGGAACCTGGCGGTTTTGGTGAAGCCCTGGGCAATGATGTTCATCGCTTACAAGCGATTGTGCCAACGGTCAAACTGCTTCTAGACAGCTTCCGAGCGCAGAACCTAACGATTATTCACACGATTGAATGCCATCTTCCTGATTTGTCTGACTGCCCTGTTTCGAAGCAGAAACGAGGCCGAGGGACACTCAATATTGGCGATCTGGGGCCAATGGGTCGAATTCTGATCAAAGGAGAACCTGGCAACGACATTATTTCAGAACTGGCTCCTTTGCCGAGTGAAATTGTAATCCACAAACCGGGCAAAGGAGCCTTCTGTCGTACCAATCTAGAAGTGCTTCTGAATGAACGGGAAATCACCCATTTATTAATTACAGGGGTGACAACAGAGGTCTGCGTCCAAACCACAATGCGTGAGGCCAATGATCGTGGTTACGAATGTCTTATGGTTGAGGATGCAACGGAAAGCTACTTTCCAGAATTTAAGCAAGCAACTCTGGCAATGGTGCGTGCTCAAAGTGGAATTGTGGGCTGGACTGCATCGGCAGCAGCTGTTTTACAAGGGTTGGGTGGTGTTAAGAGCGCTGCGGTAAGGTAA
- a CDS encoding ATP-binding cassette domain-containing protein translates to MTSIASVVVEIARPPELEVVNMTKQFGSMIALDNVSMTLRPGSFHALLGENGAGKSTFVKCIMGFYTPTSGEVLIDKQPSTIASPRDAQQFGISMVYQHFTSVPAMSVAENLVLSRFNSPNIISWKEEYEQLREFMADAPFQVNLDTPIAQLAAGEKQKLEILKQLYLKSRILILDEPTSVLTPNEADEVLGLLREQASGGHLSVLMITHKFREVMAFVDEVTVLRRGKFAGHGLVRDLSTSDMAQMMLGEQREVKPVEKNAPPSTTPILEVRGLRANKDNGLEAVLGVNLTVHAGEIVGIAGVCGNGQRELVEVLAGQRTATAGQVIVNGEVYRATRGEMYRHKIFALPEEPLRNACVPHMSVAENLALRTFDREPQAKGGWLLIKQATLQFAQGLISQFEIKTPSADTPVGNLSGGNVQRTVLARELSAHNIKVLIAAIPALASILLRWNLFIRRLLRRATEALLSCW, encoded by the coding sequence ATGACATCAATAGCGAGTGTAGTTGTAGAAATAGCCAGACCACCAGAATTAGAAGTGGTCAATATGACCAAGCAGTTTGGCTCGATGATCGCACTAGACAATGTCTCCATGACGCTTAGGCCGGGGAGCTTTCATGCTCTCTTGGGGGAAAACGGTGCGGGCAAAAGCACGTTTGTAAAGTGCATTATGGGCTTCTACACGCCGACCAGTGGTGAAGTCTTGATTGACAAGCAGCCCTCTACGATCGCCAGCCCTCGCGATGCTCAGCAGTTTGGCATTAGCATGGTCTACCAGCACTTTACCTCGGTGCCAGCGATGAGTGTGGCCGAGAATTTAGTGCTGTCTCGATTCAACAGTCCCAATATTATCAGCTGGAAAGAAGAGTATGAGCAGCTGCGTGAGTTTATGGCCGATGCGCCTTTCCAGGTTAATTTAGACACGCCTATTGCTCAACTGGCAGCGGGTGAAAAACAGAAGCTAGAAATTCTCAAGCAACTCTATCTCAAGAGCCGCATTCTGATTCTGGATGAGCCGACCTCGGTACTCACCCCCAACGAAGCTGATGAAGTTTTGGGCTTGTTACGAGAACAGGCTTCGGGAGGACATCTTAGTGTCTTGATGATCACCCATAAATTCCGCGAGGTCATGGCTTTTGTGGATGAAGTCACAGTGCTAAGACGAGGCAAATTTGCTGGTCATGGCTTAGTGCGTGATCTCTCAACCTCTGACATGGCTCAAATGATGTTGGGTGAACAGAGGGAAGTCAAACCCGTTGAAAAAAATGCTCCGCCCTCGACCACACCCATTTTGGAGGTTAGAGGTTTAAGGGCGAACAAAGACAATGGCCTAGAGGCTGTCTTAGGAGTTAATTTGACGGTTCATGCCGGCGAAATTGTCGGTATTGCTGGTGTCTGTGGCAATGGTCAGCGGGAGTTAGTCGAAGTTTTGGCAGGTCAGCGAACCGCAACCGCGGGCCAGGTGATCGTCAATGGCGAGGTCTACAGGGCCACGCGTGGCGAAATGTATCGACATAAGATTTTCGCCCTACCCGAGGAACCGTTGCGCAATGCCTGCGTACCCCACATGAGCGTGGCGGAGAATTTAGCCCTGCGCACCTTTGACCGTGAGCCCCAAGCCAAGGGCGGCTGGTTGCTGATTAAGCAGGCAACACTTCAGTTTGCTCAGGGTTTGATTAGCCAATTCGAAATCAAAACACCGTCGGCCGATACCCCCGTTGGCAATCTGTCGGGCGGTAATGTTCAGCGTACTGTACTAGCGCGTGAGCTTTCTGCACACAATATTAAAGTTCTAATTGCAGCAATCCCTGCTTTGGCCTCGATTTTGCTGCGGTGGAATTTATTCATTCGCAGATTGTTGAGGCGCGCAACCGAGGCGTTGCTGTCTTGCTGGTGA
- a CDS encoding FAD-dependent oxidoreductase yields the protein MAQSQRPRVVVVGAGWAGLGAADHLLSQGYEVTLLEAGPYPGGLVAGWKTEGGRAVEAGIHGFWYPYRNIFSLVERLGLQPFTPWTRSSQYSPAGLEVESPIFQELPRLPMPLGTFLYPDFKRLPLIDRLSALPLLYAVVDFDNSDAAWRRYDSMTARELFKQYAVSARLYKESFEPMLLVGLFAPGEQCSAAAALGMLYYFILAHQPDFDVVWCRGTVGERIFRPWVERLENAGAKVLTQRRVTDLGLDSEGQATSVVCGDEVFAADAVIFAVGVSGMQKIVLGSPALRERTEFRNTMNLGAVDVLATRLWFDRKVQVPLPSNACFGFAPTTGWTFFDLNALHDEYRDEPGSVIEADFYHANQLLPLDDTEIVSLVQRDLSTCVPAFAGAKVIDSSVIRLPRAVTHFAPGSYQYLLPAQTSVANVWMSGDWIANRHGSWSQEKAYVTGLEAANLAIGYFKQGQSATILPVEADEPHIQTARSLNQAIRSWGEALLPNFWLP from the coding sequence ATGGCACAATCACAACGACCCCGAGTAGTGGTAGTGGGAGCGGGCTGGGCAGGCTTGGGGGCTGCTGACCATTTGCTCAGTCAAGGCTATGAGGTCACGCTGCTGGAGGCGGGTCCCTATCCTGGGGGTTTGGTAGCGGGCTGGAAAACCGAAGGTGGGCGAGCGGTTGAGGCTGGCATCCACGGCTTCTGGTATCCCTATCGCAACATTTTCAGTCTGGTCGAACGGTTAGGGTTGCAGCCTTTCACTCCCTGGACCCGCTCTTCTCAATACTCCCCGGCAGGGCTAGAAGTCGAATCGCCGATCTTTCAAGAACTGCCCCGACTGCCCATGCCCCTGGGGACGTTTTTGTATCCCGACTTTAAGCGGCTGCCTCTGATCGACCGGCTTTCTGCCTTGCCCTTGCTCTACGCCGTAGTCGATTTCGACAATTCTGATGCTGCCTGGCGACGCTACGACTCGATGACCGCTCGCGAACTGTTCAAACAGTATGCTGTCTCGGCGCGGCTGTACAAAGAGTCCTTCGAGCCGATGCTGCTGGTGGGCTTGTTTGCACCAGGGGAGCAGTGTTCGGCGGCTGCCGCTTTGGGCATGCTCTACTATTTCATCCTGGCGCATCAGCCAGATTTCGATGTGGTTTGGTGCCGGGGCACAGTGGGCGAGCGTATTTTTCGACCCTGGGTTGAGCGGCTGGAAAATGCAGGCGCAAAGGTGCTGACGCAACGCCGTGTCACTGATTTGGGTTTAGACAGTGAGGGTCAGGCGACCAGCGTTGTCTGTGGCGACGAAGTGTTCGCTGCAGATGCGGTAATTTTTGCAGTTGGCGTCAGCGGCATGCAGAAGATTGTGTTGGGCAGTCCAGCCTTGCGGGAACGAACTGAATTTCGCAACACCATGAACTTGGGTGCGGTGGATGTGTTGGCAACCCGGCTATGGTTTGACCGCAAAGTGCAGGTGCCGCTGCCCTCGAACGCTTGCTTTGGCTTCGCACCCACGACGGGCTGGACTTTCTTCGATCTCAACGCGCTGCACGATGAGTATCGAGATGAGCCCGGTAGCGTAATTGAAGCTGACTTTTATCACGCCAACCAACTGCTACCCCTGGATGACACAGAGATTGTGTCGCTTGTCCAACGCGATCTATCAACCTGTGTACCGGCCTTTGCGGGAGCGAAGGTTATTGATAGCAGTGTAATTCGTTTGCCGCGTGCCGTTACCCACTTTGCCCCTGGCAGCTACCAATATTTGTTGCCAGCCCAAACTAGCGTTGCCAATGTTTGGATGAGTGGGGATTGGATTGCCAATCGGCATGGTTCCTGGTCTCAAGAAAAGGCTTATGTCACCGGTTTGGAAGCTGCCAATCTAGCCATCGGCTACTTCAAACAAGGACAGTCGGCAACGATTTTGCCCGTCGAAGCAGATGAGCCGCACATTCAAACCGCTCGCAGCCTTAACCAGGCAATCCGGAGCTGGGGTGAAGCGCTTTTGCCTAATTTTTGGTTGCCTTAA
- a CDS encoding DUF4385 domain-containing protein, whose amino-acid sequence MPPTPAAWRRNSIKPNYQCNSQCDFNVIFVIFNAVRKANPAVKFDYSQDFKNTDFRAHPELYQIGIGEQGVLSVEPYKSEILPYWRFKTPEVAQESADAIYALFLDYKQQGDFVGMDMARKFLQMGYTRARRYSNHKGGRKYAKGTRETLPPGFDAQKAAAAEIFKQKWQQAREDQTYLQLKQRHRQLFDPPGKREKAYPPQGKSAL is encoded by the coding sequence ATGCCTCCTACGCCAGCAGCTTGGCGGAGGAACTCGATCAAACCTAACTATCAATGCAACTCTCAGTGCGATTTCAATGTAATTTTCGTAATTTTCAATGCAGTTCGTAAGGCCAATCCTGCTGTGAAATTCGACTACAGCCAAGATTTCAAAAACACTGATTTCCGAGCCCATCCTGAGCTTTACCAAATTGGCATTGGTGAGCAGGGGGTCTTAAGTGTGGAACCCTACAAAAGTGAGATCCTGCCTTACTGGCGCTTCAAAACACCTGAGGTTGCTCAAGAGTCAGCTGACGCAATCTACGCTCTGTTTCTCGATTACAAACAGCAGGGTGATTTTGTGGGCATGGACATGGCTCGCAAGTTTCTGCAAATGGGCTATACCCGTGCTCGACGCTATAGCAACCACAAAGGTGGCAGAAAATATGCCAAGGGCACACGTGAGACATTGCCGCCAGGATTCGATGCTCAAAAAGCAGCAGCAGCCGAGATCTTTAAGCAGAAATGGCAGCAGGCCCGGGAAGATCAGACCTATTTGCAACTGAAACAGCGCCATCGTCAGCTGTTTGATCCACCGGGAAAGCGCGAGAAAGCCTATCCGCCGCAGGGCAAATCAGCGCTCTAG
- a CDS encoding cupin domain-containing protein, with product MVTTRSPHSAITAQLYERIDYTKPKVTRIPLVKTEGSQFALICVTAGTELAEHATTRDVSITVIEGQGTLTLEGREVTLEPGVFVFMPANTPHALQASTNLAFLHT from the coding sequence ATGGTCACCACTCGCTCCCCTCATTCAGCAATCACCGCTCAGCTCTATGAGCGGATTGATTATACAAAGCCGAAGGTTACTAGAATCCCCTTGGTTAAGACTGAGGGTAGCCAATTTGCGCTGATCTGTGTAACAGCAGGGACTGAACTGGCCGAACATGCAACGACTCGAGATGTCTCGATTACGGTGATCGAAGGGCAAGGCACTCTCACGCTAGAAGGGCGGGAAGTTACTTTGGAACCTGGCGTGTTTGTCTTTATGCCTGCAAATACACCTCACGCGCTACAAGCTTCGACCAACCTCGCTTTTTTGCACACTTGA
- a CDS encoding BMP family ABC transporter substrate-binding protein codes for MNSRPPLFLSRPQVVRGLLATGAFGITARFGTGCTPAPAATTSSTTGAGAANMGFIYVGAKDDYGWNQAHHEGAAGVSKELTWAKTVEEASVPETTAVEETMLNMINQDGITALFPTSYGYFDPYILKVAKEYPEVQFFHCGSLYQEGVSPKNVGSYFGDVDESQYIAGVVAASTFKTKKLGFIAAKPINPVLRNINGFTLGARSVDPATGALGTNN; via the coding sequence GTGAACAGCCGACCCCCGTTATTTCTATCCCGTCCCCAGGTCGTTCGAGGCTTATTGGCCACTGGTGCCTTTGGCATCACAGCCCGCTTCGGAACGGGTTGCACCCCTGCGCCAGCAGCGACCACTAGTTCTACCACTGGCGCTGGCGCAGCCAATATGGGCTTCATCTATGTAGGAGCCAAAGATGACTATGGTTGGAACCAAGCTCATCACGAAGGCGCAGCAGGAGTTTCTAAAGAGCTAACCTGGGCCAAGACCGTGGAAGAGGCCAGCGTGCCTGAAACCACAGCGGTTGAAGAAACCATGCTGAATATGATCAATCAGGATGGCATTACCGCCCTATTTCCTACCTCTTATGGCTATTTCGATCCCTACATTCTAAAAGTTGCCAAAGAATATCCTGAAGTCCAATTCTTTCACTGCGGCAGCTTGTACCAGGAAGGAGTTTCACCCAAAAATGTCGGCAGCTATTTTGGCGATGTCGATGAGTCACAATATATTGCTGGCGTAGTTGCAGCAAGTACTTTTAAAACTAAGAAATTAGGCTTTATCGCGGCCAAGCCAATTAACCCTGTGCTGCGCAACATCAATGGCTTTACGCTAGGTGCTCGCAGCGTTGATCCCGCGACAGGGGCGCTGGGCACGAATAATTAA
- a CDS encoding GNAT family N-acetyltransferase, which produces MLIRPATPVDVPAVQVMVDKICALHEAWDPAKFGFLPNPGQRYQRWLIAQAKNERSVFLVAEADRIESEPPPQLIAFLIATTEEEIPIYRLQEFGFIHDLWVEPEYRSLGIARQMVQAALARFREIGVQQVRLDTATANDTARHLFTTCGFRPSSVEMLIELEAN; this is translated from the coding sequence ATGCTGATTCGCCCTGCTACACCCGTTGACGTACCAGCCGTTCAGGTAATGGTTGACAAAATCTGCGCTCTACATGAAGCCTGGGACCCAGCTAAATTTGGTTTTCTGCCTAATCCCGGTCAGCGTTATCAACGCTGGTTAATCGCCCAAGCCAAGAACGAGCGGAGTGTGTTTCTAGTTGCTGAGGCAGATCGCATCGAATCAGAGCCGCCGCCACAGCTCATTGCATTTCTAATTGCAACCACGGAAGAGGAAATTCCAATTTACCGTCTCCAAGAGTTTGGCTTCATTCACGACTTGTGGGTCGAGCCAGAATATCGAAGTCTTGGCATTGCTCGGCAAATGGTACAAGCTGCATTAGCTCGTTTTCGAGAGATTGGAGTTCAACAGGTACGTTTGGATACAGCCACAGCCAATGACACAGCCCGGCACCTCTTTACAACCTGTGGTTTTCGGCCCAGTAGCGTAGAAATGCTTATTGAATTAGAGGCTAATTAG
- a CDS encoding LysE family translocator has translation MPEMPMFGLFLTAAVLLAITPGPGIFYVLTRSLKGGRAEGLASSFGTAVGGFVHVIAAALGLSAILATSSIAFAIVKYVGAAYLIYLGIRTLVSDNEIELEADIPVSTASNAFRQGIITEVLNPKTALFFLAFVPQFIDPQGIVILQFVLLGSISVALNTSADISVALLASPIGQWLRTSAKLRRRQRLFTGWSLIGLGTYVAVADNKR, from the coding sequence ATGCCAGAAATGCCCATGTTTGGACTGTTCCTGACCGCCGCGGTCTTGCTAGCGATTACACCCGGTCCAGGCATCTTTTATGTCTTAACCCGAAGTCTCAAGGGCGGACGGGCAGAAGGTTTGGCTTCGTCATTTGGCACTGCTGTTGGCGGGTTTGTGCATGTCATCGCTGCCGCTTTGGGGCTCTCGGCCATCCTAGCCACCTCCTCGATTGCCTTCGCCATTGTCAAATACGTTGGCGCAGCCTACCTGATCTATTTGGGCATTCGCACCTTGGTCAGTGACAATGAGATCGAATTAGAGGCAGACATTCCCGTGAGCACAGCCAGCAATGCCTTTCGTCAGGGCATCATTACCGAAGTGCTCAATCCCAAGACTGCCCTGTTCTTCCTGGCCTTCGTCCCGCAGTTTATTGATCCTCAAGGGATCGTCATCCTCCAGTTTGTGTTGCTCGGCAGCATCTCAGTGGCCCTGAATACCAGTGCAGATATTAGCGTTGCGCTGCTGGCTAGCCCCATCGGCCAATGGTTGCGAACCAGTGCGAAGTTGAGACGGAGACAACGGCTGTTCACAGGCTGGTCCCTCATTGGGCTTGGGACTTACGTTGCTGTAGCTGACAACAAACGTTAA